The genomic segment CCCCGCGACACGAACCGGCACGGCACCATCTTCGGCGGCGTGCTGCTGTCGTACATCGACCTCGCGGGCGCCATCACCGCCCAGCGCGAGTTGCAGCTCCGCGGCGGGAACCCGAAGGCCGCGTTCGTCACCGTGGCCATCAACCGCGTCGAGTTCAAGAAACCGGTCCTCGTCGGCGACGTGGTCCGGTTCGAGACCACAATCGTCCGCATCGGCCGCACGTCGATAACGGTTCATATCGATGTTCACGCCGAGCGCGGTGCGGAGACGATCCACGTCACCGAGGCCGAGGCCGTGTTCGTCGGCGTGGACCTCTCCACGCCCGACCGCAAGCCGGTTGCGCTGTTTCCGGAGGGCGGGACGTCCTGAGCCCGTGCGGCTCGTTCTCCCACGGCCTCAACCAGCCGTCAGACGAGTACGAGGGCGCGCTGCCGGTCCGAGAGGAACTCGCACCCCGCGGGCGTGACCCGTACGTCCTCCTCCAGCCCGACCAGCCCCGAGTCGGTCAGGATGCCCAGCTCCAGGGTGAACACGTTGCCCGCTTCGATCACGGTGTCCACGTTGCGGCCGTAGCACGCCCAGCGCGGCCCCAGCATGGCGCCGCCGTCGTGAACCGCCCGGCCCAAACCGTGCCCGAGTCCGTGCTTGAACTCGGGGTACCCGGCCTCCACGACGACCGTCCGGGCCGCGGCGTCCACCTCGAACCCGCGCACGCCGGGCCGCAGGAGCGCGGCCGCCGCGTCGATGGCCCGCACCACCGTATCGAAGGCCCGTTGCACGTCGGCGGGGGGGGCCGATTCGCCCGGTCGCCGCACGTACCACATCCGCTGGAGGTCCGAGCAGTAGCCCTCGAGGCGCACGCCGAGATCGATGTGAACCAGGTGCCCCGGCTCGACCCGAATCGTCGGCGACGGGTAGGTGTGCCCCACGTCGGACGACGGGCCGCAGTTGACAATCGGGCACCCCTCGGCGGCCCAGGCCGGCGGCACGTTGCGTTCGGCGAAACGCGCGTGAACGAACACCGCCAGGTCCCGCTCGCTCACCCCCGGTCGGATCTGGGCCGTAATCTGGCCGACGATCTGCTCGGTCACGGCCACGGCCCGGCGAATCCGATCGACCTCGGTCGGCGTCTTGCGGCCCCGGAGCCGGGCCAGGAGCGGCGCGGCGCTCGTCAACCGGTCCAGGTACGGCGTGCCGCTCAGGAGCTGCTGGAGGAGCTGCCATTGGCCGTGAGTCAGACCGTCGGCCGTCACGTCGTCGGAACTGTAATTCAGCCCGATCGTCCGCGGGTCGAGGCGCCGCAGGGCATCCAGTAGCGGACCGCGAACGTCCTCGTCGTAGCCAATGACTTCGCGGAAGACGCCTTTGGCGCGAATGGCGGACGTGTCGAAGTTGGCGACAATCGCGACGCGCTCGCCGCCCGAACCGAAGAGAAAGGCGGAGTTCCGCACCACGTTGGCACCGACGACCTGCTCGATGCCCGGATCGGGGTGCAGCTCGGTCTCGCGAGCAAAGGTCAGCCAGCAGTCGAGCCCGGTCTCGGTCAGCAGGGCCTGGGCCTGGTCGGCTTTCTCGTGCAGGATCACGGTACTCCTCCGGTTCGATCGGGACGAAGGCGTCCCGGGCTGATGATTGAGCAATAATTTATCCGCCAAATGGCCGGACGCCCGAGCAAATGGCCACGCGGGTACTCGTCCGCTTCGGCCGCGCATAACGAGATTGAGCAATCGGTTGCGCTCACCGCACCGTCCCCCCAACCGCACCTCGTGACGCCGGCCGGCACGGAACCGCGCCTTGTTTCAATTCGCCGGGTCATCTATACCAACTGCTGATCGCGACCCGCCGTATTCCGAGGCCGCCATGAGCTTCTCCTCCTCGCACCTGTACTTCGACGATCTGGAAGTCGGCAACGAATGGACTTCCGGCGGGCGCACGGTCACCGAGGCGGACATCGTCAACTTTGCCGGCTTTAGCGGCGATTTCAACCCGATCCACATCGACCACGAGTTCGCCAAGACGACCCCGTTCCGGCGCCCCATCGCCCACGGGTTCGCGGTGTTCTGCATGGCCAGCGGCCTGGGCATCTTCGCGCCGCCCGTCCGCACGATGGCGATGCTCCGCGTGAACCAGTGGAACTTCCAGCAGGCGGTGTTCGCCGGGGACACCATCCGCAGCCTGACCCGCGTGAAGGAGAAGACCGTCCGCGGGCGCGGGCGCCGCGGCGAGATCGTCTGGTACCGGGCGGTCGTGAACCAGGACGGCAAGGTGGTTCAGGACGGCGAAGTCGTCACGCTGGTCGAGTGCCGCCCGCCGGTGCGCGAAGCGGCTCTCACGGCGCCGGACGCCGCCGCCGCCGCGCCGCCGAGCAGCAACGGGAGCGCCTGACCAAGCGCGGAACGTGGAGTGAAGGCCGGGAAGCCCGGAGCCAACTCGAACCTCCGGCCCCCTTCCCGTATCCTGTCTGTGGTTTCCTTCCGAACTCCGCGCTCCGCGCTCCAATTGCCATGACCGTTCGCACCCGCTTCGCCCCCAGCCCGACGGGCTATCTCCACATTGGGGGCGTCCGCACCGCGCTCTTCAACTGGCTCTACGCCCGCCGGCACGGCGGCCAGTTCGTCCTCCGCATCGACGACACCGACGCCGCCCGCAACCGGGCCGAGGCCGTGAAGCCGATTCTCGACGGCTTCTCGTGGCTCGGCCTCGACTGGGACGAGGGGCCGACGAGGGACGCCAGCGGCGACAGCTTCGGCCCCCACAAGCCGTACTTCCAGGGCCAGCGGAATGACAAGTATGTCGCCGCGGCGATGAAGCTCGTGGCCGAGGGCAAGGCGTACCCGGACTACACTCCGCCCGAGGAGCAGGACAGCCGCCGCGACCTCGCGAAGCGGCTGAAGAAGGCCTACGTTCACCGCGGCAGCAACCGCGACGTGGCGCCCGAGGAGAACCTGCGCCAGTACCAGGCGAAGCCGGCGCCGATCCTGCTGCGCGTGCCCGAGGGCGAGAAGGTCGTCTTCGAGGACCACGTGCGCGGGCGCGTCGAGGTGGACACGGACACGATCCGCGACCCGGCCCTCCTCCGCGCCCCGAACGACGCGGGCGTGTGCGGTGCGCTGTACAGTTTCGCGACCGTGGTGGACGAAATCGACTTCGGCATCACGCACGTGATCCGCGCCGAGGAGCACCTCGCCAACACGCCGGTCCAGATCCTCATCTACAACGCGCTCGGCGGCGCGACCCCGGAGTTCGCGCACATCCCGCTCGTTTATTACAAGAGCGAGAAGATGAGTAAGCGGAAACTACCGGCGCTCGGGGCCGACGAGATCGCCAAGCTGAAAGCGTGCGGGTGGACCGAGGAGGAGATTCAGTGCCGCGACGACCTGAACATCGCGACGGTCGCGTACTACCGCGAACTGGGCTACCTCCCGGCGGCGCTGGTGAACTACCTCGTGCGGCTCGGCTGGGCGCTGAACGAGACCGACGAGATCTTCTCGCTCGAAACGGCGATCGCCAACTTCGACACGCGGGACGCGACCAAGGCGCCGGGCAACTTCGATGAGAAGAAGCTGTTCTGGGTGCAGACCGAGTACATGCGGAAGCTGTCCGCGGAGGAGAAGCTCGCCGGCTCGCTCCCGTACCTGCTGCGGGCGAAGCTCGTGAGCGATCCCGTTCCGGTCGCGACCCGCGCGCTCTTACTGAAGATCGCCGAGTTCGCCGCGGACCGGATCAAGCTGTTCTCCGACTTCGTGTTCTACGCGGCGCCGCTCTTGAAAGAGGCGCCGGCCTACAACCCGAAGGCGGTGGCCGACAAGCTCGCGAAACCGGGCGTCGGCGACCGGCTCCGCGGGTTCGCGGACGAGTTGCGCGCGCTGGAGCCGTTCGAGCCGGCGGCGATCCTGGCGGCGTTCACCGCCTACGCCACGAAGATCGCCGTGAAACCGCGCGACCTCGACGGCGCGGTGCGGGTCGCGCTCACCGGGGAGACCGTCGGCTTCGGCCTGCCGGAAACGATGGTCCTCCTCGGCCGCGACGCGGTGCTGAAGCGGATTGAGTCGGCGCTGAAGTTGACGTAAAGTGAAACGGGAGGGCGAGAAATGGTCACACCGATGTTGCGTGAGCTGACGGGACCGTTTCCGCCCTTCTTTCATTTCGAGGGGCCGTGGTTCCTCCACGAACGCAGCGCCCGGCACCTGATCGACGCCTGGGATCACGTTTGCCAACGGGCGATTCAAGAGGGCAACGCCGAGGACCTCCACGCCGCTCGCGACGACTACCAAGCGGTCCTCTTGGCGCACCTCAAGATTTTGGATGGGTATCTGCTCCTGCTGGATCGTTTCGCGGGCGAGTACCCGACGGAGTTTGTAGACCGTCTCATTCCGGGTCGGGACCGACTCCAGAAGCACTACGACGCGCTCTTCCCACGGTGGCAGACGATCGACGACCTCGAAGCGATGCTGCTCGAACGTATTTCACTTCCGAACGACCGGCTCAAGGCGCTCGCGGAGAAATATCCGCCACCGCAAGCGTGGTACGACGAGGCCCACGGCACCTCTGCGGCCCAGGAGTGAGCGGTCGTGAGTGCCCCGTTCCAACAAGGCCGGATCGTTTGGGTGGAACTGCTCGACCCGCAGGGGCGGAACCCAAAGCGGCGACCCGCGGTCGTCCTCACGACCAGCGCCGAAATCCGTTCCGACGGAGAGGTGGTCGTCGCGGCGCTGAGTTCTCAAATAGATCAGTCACCGCCAGAGGTGTCGGTCGAAGTGCCGTGGCATCGGAACGGGCACCCGCGAACGAAGCTGAACCGGCGGAACGTGGTCGTGTGTACGTGGCTGGTCACCGTGACGGTCCGTTCGATCCGGCCCGATGACCTCGGCGGCGTTGTACCGTTAGCCGAACTTGTCCGTGTGCTGGAAATCGTTCGTTCATTGCAAAATGGTGCGAACCAACCGCCACCCGAAACTGAAGCCAATTCATGAAAGAGTTCAACCTCATCGGTCTCGGCAACTCGCTGGTCGATATCCTCCTGGAACTGACCGAGGGGGAGTTCGGCCCGCTCGCGTTCGAGAAGGGGACGATGCGGCTCACCGAACACGACGAGCAGCAGCAGTTGCTCAAGGCGTTCGGGGACCACGAACCGCGGCTCGTCAGCGGCGGGAGCGTGGCGAACTCCGTCATCGCCTGTTCGCAGCTCGGCGGCACGGGCGCGTTCATCGGGTGCGTCGGCGACGACCGCTACGGGCTGCACTACAGCGAAGAGTTCGCCGAACTGAACATCGACTTCGCCAACCCGCCCCTCGTCGGGCAGACCACCGGCACGTGTGTGAGCATCATCACGCCGGACGCCGAGCGCACCATGCGCACCTGCCTCGCGGTGTCGAGCCACCTCGCGGCCCGGCACGTCCCGGCCGACAAGATCGCGGCGGCCGAGTGGCTGTTCGTCGAGGGCTATCTGTTCGCCAACCCGAGTACCGGTCAGCACGCGATCCGCGAGGCCCTTCGGGCGGCCAAGGCCGGCGGCACGAAGGTCGCGCTCACCTGCTCCGACGCGTTCATCCCGCAGGTGTTCGGCGACGCGTTCCGCGAAGCCCTTGCGCAAAGCGATTTGCTGTTCTGCAACGCGACGGAAGCGATGGCCCTGGCCGGCGGGGCGAGCGCGCAAGAGGCGTTCGCGAATCTGAAGGCCGTGGTCCCGAACGCGGCGGTGACCGACGGCCCCAACGGCGCGTTCGTCCGGTATCATGAAGCGGAGTGCCACGTCCCGGCGTTCCCCTGCAAGCCGGTGGACGTGACCGGCGCCGGCGACATGTTCGCCGGAGCGTTTTTGTACGGCGTCACGCAGGGGCTCCCGGTCGAACGGGTGGCCCGTGCGGCGAACTTCCTGGCGATGAAGGTCATCACCCAGATCGGCGCCCGCCTGCACCACGGCGCGAAGCCGTTCTGGGCCGAGGCGCTCGCGTCCTGACTGTCACCATCGAGTTCAATTCCACATGTCCCGCACGCGCACGTTTATCGGCATCGACATTGGCGACGGCGTTCGTGGGAACGCGGTGTCGCTCCAGGAGGCGCTCGCGAAGACGGGCGCGGATGTGAAGTGGGTGACGCCGGAGAGCATGCACCTCACGCTGCTGTTTCTCGGCGAGGTGGACGACCGCGAGCTGCACCCGGTGTGCAAGGCGGTGCAAGCGGTGGCGGCGGGCGAACCTCCCTTCACCCTGCACGTGTCGGGTGTGGGGGCGTTCCCGACGCCGCGGCGTCCGAAGGTGCTGTGGGCCGGTGTGACGACGGGCGCGGACGCGCTCCAGCGTTTGAACGCCGCGCTCGAAGAGAAGATGCTGGACCTGGGTTGTTACCGGACGGAGGAGCGCGGGTACACGCCCCACCTGACGCTCGGCCGGGTGAAGGGCGAGGCGGACGGCCTGACGGTGGCGCCCGAATTGCAAAAGCGGCTGACGTGGAACGGGGGCCGCGTTCCGGTCGGCGAGATACTGGTATACAGTAGCAGTATGGAACGTGACGGACCGGTGTACACGGTCATCGGTCGCGCGCCGCTGACCGGTTCGCCGACCTGACTTGCCGGTTCGCGCTCTGTGGGGGAAAATGCCCGCACGCGCCCGTAGCTCAACTGGATAGAGTACCCGTCTTCTAAGATGCAATACGCTACTGCTCTCTTGCCATTAAGCTTTTCCCTCGTCACGCTTTGCGGATACGAGCCGAGTCGCACTCAACTCTGACACGTCAGAATTCGGAGAGATCAACCCGCCGGCGTGAGTCTAGCGAAATCTGCTGAATTGCGGGCTCACAAATTACGGCAATTGAGCGATCTGCAGCGCACACGCCCGGCGGCTCACGTGATTGACGGTGTGATTTATCTTGGGTGGTATCCGTCCCTTTTCTCGGCGGAGGCCATGTGCCGCGTCGGGGGACGGTCACCCCGCCTCATGTCACGTTATCAAAAAGATGCCGAACACGTCGTCAGCGGCGGTGCCGGCGAGGTTCCCGACGATCCGGGTGTGGGGTACACGACCGGCGAACGGCGTCATTGACAGGTAAGGTAAGTTCGATGGCATCCGTTTTCCCTGGAGGATGCCGCTGTGCCTGCTGTCCCTGCTGCCTCTCGCCGTGACCCGGCCGCCACCCGTCGCCGGTGGGCCGAACGACTCGAACGGTTCCGCCGGTCGGGGCAGACGATCGCTCAGTTCTGTGCCGCCGAGGGCGTCTCACCGCCGTCCTTTTATGTGTGGCGGCGAACCCTCGCGGACCACGCCCCATCACCCGTACCGGTCACTCCGACGCTCGTCCCCATCCGCCTGACCCCGTCGCCCGCCGGACCGCCGATCGAGGTGGTGTTCCCGTCGGGAACCGTCCTGCGGTTCCCGGTCGATGCCCGACCGGAGGTCATCGCCGCCCTCGTGCATGCGGTGGAGGGGCGCCCGTGCTGAGCATTCCACCCACCACCCAGCTCTGGTACGGCGGGGCCGTCGATCTGCGCCTCGGGTTCGACGGCCTGTACCGCCACGTCCAATCCACGCTTCAGGCCGATCCCTTGAGCGGGCATCTGTTCATTTTCACCAATCGCTCGGCCAACCGGCTCAAGGCCCTGTACTGGACCCGCCACGGGCTCTGCTTGTGGTGCCAGCGACTCGAGCGCGGGCGGTACCACTTCCCCACCCCGACCGACCGCAAACTCGAACTCACCGCCACCGAGTTCGCCATGATCCTCGACGGCATCGACTACTCGTCGGCCAAACGTTTCACCCGTTATTGTCGCCCGAAAGCGTCCGAATCCGACTTGCGCACCCGCACGTCCTGACCCATCTTTCGGCATGGACTCCGACGCCCCGCTGCCGACCGACGTGCTGACCCTCCAAGGGATGGTGCGTGCCCTCCAGGCCGAAAACGCCGACCTCCGCACGCAGCTCCAACGCCAGGCCGAGCAGTTCCAACGGACCATCGACGACCTGCGTGCCGAGGTCGCGGCCTTGAAGGCGAAGTTGGACCGGGCCACGACGCACCGGTTCGGCCGGCGGTCCGAACGCACACCGAAGCCACCGAAGGTCCCCGGCGACGGACCCGCGAAGCGGCGCCACGACCACGGCCGTTCGCCACTCCCGGCGCACCTCGAACGCCGCGACACGGTCCTCGATCTGACCCCCGACGAGCGCCGCTGCTCGGGCTGTGGTGGCGACCGCGTGTGCATCGGCCAGACCCAGACCGAGCAACTCGATTGCGACCCGACCCCGTACTTCGTGCGGCGCACGATCCGCAAGACGTACGCGTGCCAACAGTGCCCCCCGACGGTCCGGGCCGAGGACCGGATCCGGACCGCCACGCCGAGTACCGTCGGACCGATCGACAAGGGACTGTGTGGTCCGGGCTTGTTGGCCGAGGTTCTCGTCGGGAAGTTCCTCGACCACCTGCCGCTGCACCGCCAAGTCGCCCGGATCGGGCGCGCGGGGGTGACGGTGTCCGAGAGTACCTTGGGCGATTGGGTGAAACAGTCCGCGGTGTTACTGACGTCGCTGTACCAGTTGATGCTCGAGCGGGTGCGCACGTGTCCGGTCCTCTGGTCCGATGACACCCGCTCGCGGTTCGCCCAGCCCGGTGAGCGAACGATGCCGCACGGCCACTTCTGGGTGGGGATCGGAGATCCGACGGCCCCGTACACGGCGTTCCACTTCACGACCGGTTACGACGCCGCGAGCGGACCGGACCAGTTCTTAGGCGGCTTCCGG from the Frigoriglobus tundricola genome contains:
- a CDS encoding acyl-CoA thioesterase, producing the protein MAEPYIAVQVPMMPRDTNRHGTIFGGVLLSYIDLAGAITAQRELQLRGGNPKAAFVTVAINRVEFKKPVLVGDVVRFETTIVRIGRTSITVHIDVHAERGAETIHVTEAEAVFVGVDLSTPDRKPVALFPEGGTS
- a CDS encoding M24 family metallopeptidase translates to MILHEKADQAQALLTETGLDCWLTFARETELHPDPGIEQVVGANVVRNSAFLFGSGGERVAIVANFDTSAIRAKGVFREVIGYDEDVRGPLLDALRRLDPRTIGLNYSSDDVTADGLTHGQWQLLQQLLSGTPYLDRLTSAAPLLARLRGRKTPTEVDRIRRAVAVTEQIVGQITAQIRPGVSERDLAVFVHARFAERNVPPAWAAEGCPIVNCGPSSDVGHTYPSPTIRVEPGHLVHIDLGVRLEGYCSDLQRMWYVRRPGESAPPADVQRAFDTVVRAIDAAAALLRPGVRGFEVDAAARTVVVEAGYPEFKHGLGHGLGRAVHDGGAMLGPRWACYGRNVDTVIEAGNVFTLELGILTDSGLVGLEEDVRVTPAGCEFLSDRQRALVLV
- a CDS encoding MaoC family dehydratase; its protein translation is MSFSSSHLYFDDLEVGNEWTSGGRTVTEADIVNFAGFSGDFNPIHIDHEFAKTTPFRRPIAHGFAVFCMASGLGIFAPPVRTMAMLRVNQWNFQQAVFAGDTIRSLTRVKEKTVRGRGRRGEIVWYRAVVNQDGKVVQDGEVVTLVECRPPVREAALTAPDAAAAAPPSSNGSA
- a CDS encoding glutamate--tRNA ligase; this encodes MTVRTRFAPSPTGYLHIGGVRTALFNWLYARRHGGQFVLRIDDTDAARNRAEAVKPILDGFSWLGLDWDEGPTRDASGDSFGPHKPYFQGQRNDKYVAAAMKLVAEGKAYPDYTPPEEQDSRRDLAKRLKKAYVHRGSNRDVAPEENLRQYQAKPAPILLRVPEGEKVVFEDHVRGRVEVDTDTIRDPALLRAPNDAGVCGALYSFATVVDEIDFGITHVIRAEEHLANTPVQILIYNALGGATPEFAHIPLVYYKSEKMSKRKLPALGADEIAKLKACGWTEEEIQCRDDLNIATVAYYRELGYLPAALVNYLVRLGWALNETDEIFSLETAIANFDTRDATKAPGNFDEKKLFWVQTEYMRKLSAEEKLAGSLPYLLRAKLVSDPVPVATRALLLKIAEFAADRIKLFSDFVFYAAPLLKEAPAYNPKAVADKLAKPGVGDRLRGFADELRALEPFEPAAILAAFTAYATKIAVKPRDLDGAVRVALTGETVGFGLPETMVLLGRDAVLKRIESALKLT
- a CDS encoding type II toxin-antitoxin system PemK/MazF family toxin encodes the protein MSAPFQQGRIVWVELLDPQGRNPKRRPAVVLTTSAEIRSDGEVVVAALSSQIDQSPPEVSVEVPWHRNGHPRTKLNRRNVVVCTWLVTVTVRSIRPDDLGGVVPLAELVRVLEIVRSLQNGANQPPPETEANS
- a CDS encoding adenosine kinase — translated: MKEFNLIGLGNSLVDILLELTEGEFGPLAFEKGTMRLTEHDEQQQLLKAFGDHEPRLVSGGSVANSVIACSQLGGTGAFIGCVGDDRYGLHYSEEFAELNIDFANPPLVGQTTGTCVSIITPDAERTMRTCLAVSSHLAARHVPADKIAAAEWLFVEGYLFANPSTGQHAIREALRAAKAGGTKVALTCSDAFIPQVFGDAFREALAQSDLLFCNATEAMALAGGASAQEAFANLKAVVPNAAVTDGPNGAFVRYHEAECHVPAFPCKPVDVTGAGDMFAGAFLYGVTQGLPVERVARAANFLAMKVITQIGARLHHGAKPFWAEALAS
- the thpR gene encoding RNA 2',3'-cyclic phosphodiesterase; this translates as MSRTRTFIGIDIGDGVRGNAVSLQEALAKTGADVKWVTPESMHLTLLFLGEVDDRELHPVCKAVQAVAAGEPPFTLHVSGVGAFPTPRRPKVLWAGVTTGADALQRLNAALEEKMLDLGCYRTEERGYTPHLTLGRVKGEADGLTVAPELQKRLTWNGGRVPVGEILVYSSSMERDGPVYTVIGRAPLTGSPT
- the tnpA gene encoding IS66 family insertion sequence element accessory protein TnpA, giving the protein MPAVPAASRRDPAATRRRWAERLERFRRSGQTIAQFCAAEGVSPPSFYVWRRTLADHAPSPVPVTPTLVPIRLTPSPAGPPIEVVFPSGTVLRFPVDARPEVIAALVHAVEGRPC
- the tnpB gene encoding IS66 family insertion sequence element accessory protein TnpB (TnpB, as the term is used for proteins encoded by IS66 family insertion elements, is considered an accessory protein, since TnpC, encoded by a neighboring gene, is a DDE family transposase.), producing the protein MLSIPPTTQLWYGGAVDLRLGFDGLYRHVQSTLQADPLSGHLFIFTNRSANRLKALYWTRHGLCLWCQRLERGRYHFPTPTDRKLELTATEFAMILDGIDYSSAKRFTRYCRPKASESDLRTRTS
- the tnpC gene encoding IS66 family transposase, with protein sequence MDSDAPLPTDVLTLQGMVRALQAENADLRTQLQRQAEQFQRTIDDLRAEVAALKAKLDRATTHRFGRRSERTPKPPKVPGDGPAKRRHDHGRSPLPAHLERRDTVLDLTPDERRCSGCGGDRVCIGQTQTEQLDCDPTPYFVRRTIRKTYACQQCPPTVRAEDRIRTATPSTVGPIDKGLCGPGLLAEVLVGKFLDHLPLHRQVARIGRAGVTVSESTLGDWVKQSAVLLTSLYQLMLERVRTCPVLWSDDTRSRFAQPGERTMPHGHFWVGIGDPTAPYTAFHFTTGYDAASGPDQFLGGFRGHVHADCLAQYNGLFAAGAKHVACWSHARRKFLGAGDPGAKAVERINRLYHIEHTLPAPDSPEHIVARRATRQARALPILNDLKAWLDAALGTALPKSALGAAIRYVANHWAAFVRYTEDGRLSIDNNLSERTLRLIAVGRSNWKFVGSAKAGAHAAVHFSVVGTCRHLGLDATAYLREVLPALHALGEKPTADQLAPLLPDVWAKRQQSRLLVA